A segment of the Desulforegula conservatrix Mb1Pa genome:
AACCGGTTTTTTTTGTCATACCATGAAAGATTCGGATGGAAAGTTTTTCAAGAATTTGTATCTTTCATGGAATCACAAAAAGATTTCAAATGTAAAGAATTTCGGTACAAATCCAGTAAGGATAAACAGTTCAGCTTTTTTGTGTTTTAAAAAACCAAAATATAAAAGTTTTTGCGGAGCTTTTTTCAAAAGGCGACCCGCCGGAGGCAATAACCGGATAATATGGAATTCTTTTTTCAACAGGTAACCAACGGACTTGCAGTGGGCAGCATATACGCCATTGTTGCCCTTGGATATACAATGGTCTACGGCGTACTTAGACTGATAAATTTTGCCCACGGTGATCTTTTCACCATTGGAGCCTATCTCGGATTAACCCTTCTTGCTGCAACTACAATCACAGACAAGGTCGGAGGAGTTCTCGGACTTCTAATCCTCTGCATAATGGTGATGGGTCTTGTGGCGCTTGCAGGAACTCTGCTTGAAAGAATGGCTTACAGACCATTAAGGGAATCCCCAAGATTATCCGCTGTGGTCTCTGCCCTCGGTGCTTCCATTTTTTTCCAGAATGCGGTGATGCTGATTTACGGCACCCAGTTCAGGGTTTATCCCCACGATATTCTCCCAAGAACAGTAATTTCAATAGCAGGTGTGGACATCCCCGTAATGAGGCTAATCATACTCGCAATATCCCTTTGCATGATGGCAGCCCTCTATTTTTTCATACAGAAAACAAAAATAGGTACCGCAATAAGGGCAACAGCCATTGACCAGGGGGCTGCAAAGCTCATGGGTATTAATGTAGACAGGGTCATAGCAATTGTTTTTATGACAGGCCCGGCTTTAGGCGGAGCAGCCGGACTGATGGTCGGACTTTATTACGGACAGATAAGCTTCACCATGGGATGGGTATACGGGCTCAAGGCTTTTACGGCTGCAATAATAGGCGGAATAGGCAATATTCCGGGGGCCATGATAGGCGGATTAATACTTGGACTGGTTGAGGCACTTGGATCTGCCTATATATCAATAGCATGGAAGGATGCCATTGCTTTCGGAGTACTGATTCTGATTCTTGTTTTCAGGCCGACAGGACTCATGGGAGAACGTGTCGCTGAGAAATTGTGATTTTGAAAATCAAGCATGCCTGAATTGGTTTTGCCTCCGGCGGGTCGCTTTTTTGTAAAAAAGCTCCGCAAAAAACTTTTGGATTATAGTTTTTAATATAACGCTGAAATATGAATA
Coding sequences within it:
- a CDS encoding branched-chain amino acid ABC transporter permease, translated to MEFFFQQVTNGLAVGSIYAIVALGYTMVYGVLRLINFAHGDLFTIGAYLGLTLLAATTITDKVGGVLGLLILCIMVMGLVALAGTLLERMAYRPLRESPRLSAVVSALGASIFFQNAVMLIYGTQFRVYPHDILPRTVISIAGVDIPVMRLIILAISLCMMAALYFFIQKTKIGTAIRATAIDQGAAKLMGINVDRVIAIVFMTGPALGGAAGLMVGLYYGQISFTMGWVYGLKAFTAAIIGGIGNIPGAMIGGLILGLVEALGSAYISIAWKDAIAFGVLILILVFRPTGLMGERVAEKL